TACTGCTTCTGCCATATTCTGCTGCCGGTGCTTCGCCTCCTTTCCGGATGACGCATATAAAAAAGCCTTCGCCCTGCACGCGGTGCGGGTAAAACCGATAGCCTGCCACACCCTGTTGCTGCGAAGGCTGCACGCCCCACTCCGGCTGTAGTTCGAGATGTACACTCTCCGCCTGTTCCTGTACGGCCAGCCAGGCCATATTCTCCTCGTTTTCCTGCTCGTTCCAGGTGCAGGTGCTGTAGATGAGGGTACCTCCCGGCTTCAGCGCCTCCCACACATCACTTAAAATCCGTTGCTGGCGCTGCGCGCAAAGCTTCACGTTCTCCTCCGACCACTCGGACACTGCCTGCGGGTCTTTCCGGAACATACCCTCGCCGCTGCAGGGAGCGTCCACCACCATCACGTCAAAAAAATCAGGAAGCCGCCCGAAGTCGCGCGGGTCGTTGCTCGTGACCAGCACGTTGCCACTCCCCCACTTCGTCACATTCTCGGCCAGGATGGACGCCCGGCTCCGGATCACTTCGTTTGATACCAACAAACTGTCTGCCGAAAGCAGACAGGCCAGTTGCGTGGATTTTCCGCCGGGGGCGCCGCATAAATCGAGCACCCGCAGGGGCTGCTGTAAATCTATGGACTGCTTCAGCGCCTGCTCCAGAAACATAGAGCTTGCCTCCTGCACATAATAGGCACCCGCATGGAGCAACGGATCGAGGGTGAAGGCAGGGCGCTCCGGCAGATAATAGCCGTGCGTTGCCCAGGGCACACGGGGCAAGGAAGGAGTTGCGGTTGTCTTTGCCGGGTTCAGTCGCACGCTCACCGGCGGCGCCTGTTGCAAGGCATCCAGAAAAGCATCGTAGCCAGGGCCCAGTAGCCGGTGCATCCGGTCTGTAAAAGTGGAGGGGAAGTGCATAGGCAGGCAAAGGTACGCCAAATCAGGGGCAGATGAAAGTTGCCGGTGCGGGCAACGCTACCGTTTTGCTATAAGGCGCAGGTACTCGGCCACCACCGGTATGTCCGGCGGGCACCAGTCGTATTTCGCAAAGTCGTGGGGGTGGGCCCAATGGTAGCTGCGGTGCTCCAGCAGTTGGATGGTGCCCCTATCGTAGCGGCAGCGGTATGGGATGAGTTGCAGCGTAGGCGCTCCGCCCACGGGGTGCAGCACGGGTGTCATGCGCTGCAGTGGCTGGATGTGCAGGCTGAGTTCTTCCCTGATCTCCCGCACCAGGCATTCCTCCTCCGTCTCGCCCTCCTCTATTTTACCTCCCGGGAACTCCCACAGCAGGGGCTCAGGCATGTTCCGGCTTCGCTGCGTGACCAGCACCCGGTCATATTGCTCGATGAGGGCACATGTCACTCTTATCATCACGCCATATTTTATGCTTTCTGATTCTGCAAAATAAAACAAAACTAACAGGGTTACGCAAAAAACACACCAACTTGTGGTGATCCCTCAGTCTTTATCCCCTGCTTCAACCCTTGCATGCCACTGCTTCGGCATCCATTGCTATATAATTGAAAAGGCAAGTGTATCAGGTATCAGGACACAATATCATTTTATCGCCGCAGGTTAATTACCAGCTGTTTAAGCTATATGAAGCTTATAGGGAGATACCCGGATGCTCAACTGCCTTATCTGTTTCGAACGCTTTGAATGAATGCAGGCTATATATGGCAACACTCCCCCGAAACAAGCTGAAGCCCTATATCCCTGTAGCGCCAAACCCAGTACAAGAGGAAAAGCACCTCCACCGGATTATATATGCCTGTAAATTTAAATTACCGGTTCCTCATTCGCGTCGCAATTAGTCTGGCAATGGCAGCCGCGCTGGCCGGAATCCTGATTCTGGAGGTGCTGGGCCACCACGGGCAATCGGTGCCGCTGTGGGGGCGGGAAAGCATGGCCGTCGATTTGATTACGTTCAGCCTCACTTTCGGCTTTTCCATTGGCTGGCTTGCCACAAAACTGACGTGGCAGGCCCTTCGCAAAAAGCAGGTGCTGCCCTTGCACTGGCACCTCAAAAGCCAGACCCTCATCGACAGGCTGCCCACCAACCTGCTGCACCGGTCATTTATGCTGGGCCTGGCCGGTGTCTTGTTAGCGATGATTACGCTTACCCTGTTCCATCTGAAGCACACCAGGCAACTGCCCTACCACCACTACCTGATACTGTTTATTCTGCACACCGTCTCGCTGACTGCCGTTGTCACCGTCATGGCGGTGTACCGTGCGCTCGGCGACCGCGTCCCGAAACTTAAGGTTATTAAACAAAAGGGCACAGCCGCGCTTCAGTAGCTGTGCATGTGAGGCGGCTATATGAGTCATGTATTGGGGAGTAGGCCTGGCGCAGGAGGCTTTGAGGCTTCCTGCCCTATAGCAATAGCCGTTCACTACTCGTTTATTACTCGTTTATAAAACGGATATATACGGATAGGGAAAAAAGGCGAAATTGTGCGGTAATGGTTGTGAATCTGGCGCAAAGGTATGCTGCCGTTGCGCCTGAGCCCAGACGAAAGGTTCTGAAACAGGAGGTGAAAAGCTTGTTTTCAGGACCCGTTGCTTCATTTTTATATTTTTAGGAATAACTGAACTGAAAGAAAGCAAGGGACGCTGTGAATCTCGCATAAATTCATATATTGTAGTGTAGCATACTCATAAGATGAAAGCCCCTGAAAATAGCCGGAGAGCTCTAAAACCCAACGAAAAAGCAGGTAATACTGCCTCCGCACATATTGCAGATAACCGTAAGTTCACGTATATATCATAGTTAGCGCAAATAAGGTATAATGAATTGGATTCAGAAAGTAGAAAATATTTTTAGAGAATACTTTAAAGATGTTTTCGAAAAATTAGGCTTGGTTAGATATGAAGAAATGGATGGGCCAGGAATGGGCGCATTAATAAAGTTTAAGAATAAAGACTTTAGAGTTCAGTTAATTAATGATAGAGGGATAATTGAAACAGAATTATCGCCTATAAATGACATTGAAGATTTTAGGAGTATAGAACTATTTTATGCCTTGATAACCTTGAATGCAAATCCAACAATAAAAGGGTCTGAAAAAAGGAAAATTCTTGGTAAAAGACTTGATTTTACAGATCAGGCAAGGCTTCTCCTTGATGATTATGACCAAATTAAAACTCTATTAGACAATAACAATTTCAGAAATACATTAAATCAGATTGACAGTTTGGGTAGAGAAAGATTTGAACAAATAATTAAAAGGTAAATTACATACGCTAACCACACCTATACGGCAGCTTCGCCGCCGCATAGCACAGTACGTTAGCCAGTATATGTAATTATAAAAAACATGGATAAAGAGAAGACAGGGTATGAAAAACAGCTTTCAGACATTAAGGAGCATGGGCTGCATGTTATCCATGTTTTAGAAGATGAAAAAGGCCCTAAATTTTCTTACTCAGTAGGGCTATTTCACAATTATCAGCATCCAGAAATCATAATAATTGGTCTCAAAAGAGAATTAGCTCATATCCTAATCAACAATATCGCCTTTGACATCAAAGAAGGTAAAACATACAAGGGTGGACAATTTTATTCTGATATATTAGATGATTTTAAATGCCTAATGCTGGACGTTGAAGCGAAATACTATGATGAATACTTAGGTCAGGCAAGCAGGTTTTATGAAAGCAATGATTTTCCTGTGCTGCAATGTGTTTATCCTACTGTAAGTGGGGTATACCCATGGGAAGATAGTTGGCCAGAAGACCTAAAAGCCATCCAACCATTATTGGGTGAAATCAATAGTAACTTTATCAAGTAAAAATACAGTGGCTAACCACACCCATAAGCCAGCTACGCCGCCTTATGGCCAAGTCCGTTAGATGGTAATTCTAAAGCCCAGCACCTGATGGCAAGAAAAGCAATTATCTTAACAGGCTTTATCATCTTGAAATTTCTTTTGCAGTACATGCTGATAAGCCCGGAGTATGATTTGCAACGTGATGAATACCTCTACCTTGACCAGGCAAACCATCTGGCGTGGGGTTATATCTCCATACCACCTCTGACTGCCTGGATATCCTTCCTCATCAAGCTTTTGGGCAATAGCGTGTTTTGGGTTAAGTTTTACCCTGCCCTTTTTGGTGCCTTGACAATTGCTGTCGTTTGGAAAGCCATTGAAGAACTCAACGGGAACTTAGCTGCCTTGATTTTAGGGGCTACCGGCGTTTTATTTTCTGCTCTTTTAAGACTCAATACGCTTTATCAACCTAACTCATTGGACGTACTCTGCTGGACGACGCTTTACTTCGTTGTCATAAAGTACCTCAATACCCTAAAACCGAAGTGGCTGTATGTCGGCGCCCTTGTATTCGCCATAGGTTTTTTGAATAAGTACAACATCATCTTCCTGCTCATAGGTCTTTTACCGGCCATTTTGATGACCGAGCAACGTGAAATACTGTCCAGGAAGGACCTATACCTGGCCATGCTACTAGGGCTGCTGCTTATCCTGCCAAACCTTGTATGGCAATACCAGAACCAATTTCCGGTTGTGCATCATCTGAATGAACTGGCTGAAACCCAATTGGTAAATGTGGATACCGGGGGATTCTTGAGATCGCAAGTGCTTTTTTATATAGGCTCTTTGTTTGTCATCATTTCAGCCCTTTACGCCTTATTGTTTTACAGACCTTTCAGAAAATATAGAGCCTTTTTCTGGGCGATTATTTTTACGCTGGCTGTTTTTATTTATTTCAAGGCGAAAGATTACTATGCCATAGGGTTGTATCCCATTTACATAGCTTTCGGTTCTGTATTTATTGCCGATATGCTGAAGACTGGCTGGAAAAGATATTTGCAGGCTGTTGCCATTGCCATTCCGGCCCTACTTTTTATTCCGATGTATAATATCGCTTTTCCCAATAAAAGCCCGGAATACATCCTGCAACATGCAGAGCGATACAAGGATCTGGGAATGCTTCGGTGGGAAGACGGCAAAGACCATGCTTTGCCACAAGACTTTGCCGACATGCTCGGGTGGAAAGAGCTGGCCCACAAAGTGGATAAGATTTATGCGGGTCTTCCTGAACCAGGTAAAACATTGGTGCTCTGCGATAACTACGGTCAAGCCGGTGCCATCAATTACTACACCAATAAGAATATCAGGGCTGTCTCTTTCAATGCTGATTACGTCAACTGGTTTAACCTCGAACAACCATTTGATCATCTGATAAGGGTTAAAAGCTATACAGGCAGGGACAGCGAATTGGAGGAAACCAGTCCGTATTTCCATACTTCACTCGTATCGGATTCCATTACAAACCCATTTGCAAGGGAATACCGAACCACCGTTTACACATTTATAGGGGCTAAAGTGAACATCAATGAAAGAATAAAAGAAGAAATTGATAAAACAAAAAACTACCGCTGACCGCCTGTAGAAGAAGGCAAATGGAATGAGGGCTTTTAATCTGCATATATACGCAGGCCTCAACTACTATTTAAAAATCTACTATAGAAGATTTAAAGCTTTTTGATGTAGCTTTAGTTTTTACAAACAATAAAATCACTGCCACCAACCACACCTTAACTTTAGCTGCGCCACTGTTTAGCCCAGTCGTTAAGCGCAAGCGAAAGGGCTTCTCTCTGATTTACTTCAATTTGTCCTTCAGGATTTCGAACTCTACCGCCGGCGAGATGCGCTCATACAGGATATGATACACGGCATTCGTGATGGGCATATCCACCTGCAGTTCCCTGTTCAGCTCGAAAATGCTTCGCACAGCATAATAACCCTCCGCCACCATGTTCATCTCTATCTGGGCCGATTTAACGGTATAGCCGCGGCCAATCATGTTGCCGAAGGTGCGGTTGCGGCTGAACTGCGAGTAAGCCGTCACCAGCAGGTCGCCCAGGTAGGCGGAGCCGCTCAGGGCGCGGTGGATGGGCATGATGGCATCCAGGAATCGCTCAATCTCGAACATGGCGTTGGACACCAGCACCGCCTGAAAGTTATCGCCGTAGTTCAGGCCACGGGCAATGCCGCAGGCCAGGGCAATCACGTTCTTCATCACGGCGCAGTACTCAATGCCGTCCAGGTCGTCGAGCGGGTTGGCTTTCACATAGCGGTTGCGGAGCAACTGGCAGAAGCGCTCGGCGGTGGGCAGATCATGCGAGCCGATGGTGAGGTACGACTGCTTCTCAAGCGCCACCTCCTCGGCGTGGCAGGGGCCGGCAATCACCAGCTGGCGCGCGTCGGGCACCTGGTAGTGGCGCTCCATATACTCCGTTATCAGGATGTTCTCCTGCGGTATCATGCCCTTCACAGCAGACACCACCACTTTCCCTTTGAAAGCCTCTGCAGGAAGGTCCGCGAGTACGTGCTGCACGAATGCGGCGGGCACCGCCAGCACCACCCAGTCAGCGGCAGCCACCACGGCTCGCAGGTCCTTAGACGGCTTTACATAGTCAAGGTCGAACGACACCTGGCTGAGGTAGCGCGGGTTGTGCCGGTATTGGATCAGGTGCTGCACATCCTGCTTGTTGCGCATCCACCAGTGTACGTGTGCTCTGTTCTCCGAGAGGATTTTCGCCAGGGCTGTTGCCCAACTTCCGCCCCCAAGTATGGCTATTTTTTCCAAAAGTATTTTATCGGTTAATGCTACTTTGTATCCGCGGCGATGGCCTCTTTGTTCAACGAGGCCTCGTCTTTCACGGCTACTTTGGCACCGTCTTTCAGCGTCTGCGACACAGCTCTGAACGGACCCGCCACCACTTCCTGCCCTTCTTTTATGCCGCTGAGGATCTCGATGTTCTCAAAATCGCTGATGCCGGTTTCCACTTCAACGGTTTCAACGGTATTCGTGGCGCTTTCATATACAAAAACTACTTCCTTCACCGGCTCGTCGCTGGCGGCGGCAGGCTGGGCATTGCCTTGGTTCGGCTGCGGCCCCTCCTCCTCCGGTTCTGCATTTCCGGCAGGTGCGGCCTCACCGCCGGGGGCACCGGGCGAGCGCGTTGTAACGGCAGACAAAGGCACAGACAATACGTTTGACTTCTTTTCGGTGATGATGTCAACTGATGCCGTCATTCCGGGGCGGAGCGGGCGCACTGTGATGTCTTTGAGATGGCTGTAGGAATCGTTGAGCAGGCGGATGCGCACCTCAAACTCCGTTACGGCCTCCAGCGTGGTGGCGTCGTTGGCGGTGTTGGCGATGGCTGTCACCACGCCCTTGAATTTCTCGTCGCGGCTGGAGTAAGATTCCACCTCCACATCCACCGAGTCGCCCAGTGCCACCCGGATGATGTCGTTCTCATTCACGTTTACGCGCACCTCCATGTTGTTGAGGTTGGCGATGCTCATTATCTCGGTACCCGCCATTTGCGAGGTTCCCACCACGCGCTCGCCCTGCTCCACGTTCAGCTTGGAGACGGTGCCGCTCACCGGGGCATATATGGTCGTTTTGCTGAGGTTTTCACGGGCATCCTTCAAAGAGGCCTGGGCGTTCTGCACGCCAAACTGCGATGCCCGCACACCTTGCCGCGCTGTTTCCACCTCCGCCTTCATGGCTTCGTAATTGGCGTTAATCTCCTGCCACTCCGACTGGGATATAACTTTCTGGTCGAACAGCGGCTTGTTTCGCGCGTGGTTCTGTTCAATCTGCACAAAGTTTGCCTCTGCCTGCGCCAGCCGGGCCCGTGCCTGCGCCAGGTTGGCCCGCGAGGTGTTCACCGAGGCTTCCTGCGCGTCCACCATCGACTGGTAGTTGTCGGGGCGGATGCGCAGCAACAACTGGCCTTTCACCACCGAGTCCCCTTCCTCCACCTGCAGCTCAATGATCTCGCCGGACACGTCCGGGCTTATTTTCACTTCTGTCTCAGGCTGTATCTTGCCGGAGGCACTGACCTTCTCCACAATCTCGGTTTTCTTCGCTTTTGCCAGCACTACTTCAATGCCTTCCACCTTCCCGATCCAGCCTTGCTTTTTTGCGACGAGCACACCCACCAGTACCAGCACGAGCACTCCGATCAGAATAGGGATCAGCTTTGATTTTTTCTTAGCCATAATTTTTAGAGAGAAATGTCTTTGCCCTGGTAGAAATCCAGGACCTTCAGTTTAAACGTGTATTCATACTTTGCCTGCGCCAGGTTAGACTGGGCGGCGCGGTAGTTGTTGGCCACAATGTTAAAATCGACGGTGTTGATCACCCCGCTGTTCAGGCGCAGTTGGGCATTGCTGTAGTTTTTCTCGGCGGCCCGCAACTGCTCTTTCGCGGCGGCGTACCTGCGCTGCGCAGCCAGGGCATCCACGTAGGCTTGCTCAATAGTCTGGCGGAGGTTGTTGCGGGCAATATCTGCGTTGATTTTGGCGTTCTGCTGCTGCAGCTTGGCGCGCTGCACGCTGGAGCGGACCTGCAGCCCATTGAGAATGGGCACCTGCAGCGATAACCCTACCTGCTTGTTGATGTTGTCCTGCAGCTGGTCGAAGAATGGATAATCACCATACATTGGGACCTCATATATGTTTGGCACATAAATAACTACTGCATCATTGCCACCCTCGTCATAAAAGCCCAGCTCCCGGCGCTGCAGCCCTTCGTTTACCGTCTGCCTGCCTACCAGAAACTGACTCGTGCTGGAGTACCTCGAAAATAAGCCTGCATTCAGACTCAGGCGGGGGTAATAACCGCCTTTGGCCACCTCAAGCGCCTTTGCGGCGCTCAGCACGCGCAGGTCAGCCGCTTTGATGGCAGGCAGCGTCTGGGCAGCCACGTCATATACCTGCTCGCCGTTGACGAGCACCGGGTTCTGGTCCGGCTCAGGAATTTCCGGCACTTCAATCTGGAAATCTTCTGTGGTGGGCAGGTTCAGCAGTTGCATCAGCGAGAGGCGGGCGATGTCGTGCTGGTTCTGCGCGTTGATCAGCTCCAGTTCGTCCGCCGCCAGTTGCGACTCCAGGTCCAGCACCGCGTTTTCTGCCACACTGCCCGCGTCAAACAGGATGCGCGTGCGCTCCAGTTGCTGCCGGGTCAGGTCGCGCGTTTGCTCGGATATCTTGGTAAGCTCGTCTGCGAAAAGGATGTTGAGGTAGGCGGTAACGAGCTGCATGGTGATGTCGTTCTGCGCCGACAACACATCCTGCTGGCTGGCCTGCAGGTCCAGTTCTGACTGCTTTATCTGGTTCACCTGCTGAAAGCCCGCAAAGAGCGGCACTGAGGCGCTCAACTGAAAGCTTCCGGTCTGTGCGTCCTGGGTCACGAGGTTAAAAGTAACCGGGTCCTGAAACGAGCCTGTATTGTAATTGTAGCTGCCGCCAGCGTTGATGCTCGGGAGCCGGTCAAACTTAAGCTGGTTCAGATCCACCTGGTTCACGCTATTGTTGAGCCGGCTCTGGCGCACCTGCAGGTTATTCTCTCTGGCATAGTTCACAGCCTCCTCTAACGACCATGTGCCGTCGCTGCCGCCTCCCTGCTGCTGGGCCGCCGCGCCAGCCATGCCCGACAGGGACAGGCCGATAACCAGCAACAGCTGTTTTGATAATTCTTTTTTCATAGTGTTCAATGTTATAGGTCGATGTTCGGGATATAAACCACGTGCTTCACCCAGCTCAGCTGCCGCAGGTATTCCAGTGTGATGGGCTTGATGCCGGAGTCCATCTCAATAAACTGCCGGGCCTGCTCGTTGCGCCCTTTCCTGGAAACGCTCATGGTGGCGATGTTGCACTCGTCGTGCGCCAGCACAGAGGCAATAAAGGCGATGCTGCCCTTCACGTCCCCGGCGTCGATGATGAGCGTGTGCAGGGTGGCGGAGAAACTCGCCGTAAACCCGTCCACTTCTGTGATGCGGATCACGCCGCCGCCCCGGCTCTCCCCCACCACCTCCACTTCGCGGCCAGCTCCCTTCAGGTTCAGCCGGATAGTGTTTGGGTGCAGCGTGGAAGCATTCCCGATGGCTTTAAAGCTGTATTTCAATCCCCGCTCTCCGGCATGCGCGAACGCGTCCTTGATGCGCTTGTCATCCGTCTTGAAGTCGAGCAGGCCTGCTATAATGGCCCTGTCGCTGCCGTGGCCCTCGTAGGTGCGGGCAAAAGAATTGTAAAAGGTAATGACAGCCTCCTCGGGCGGAGCGCCAAGGATGCGGATGGCTGCCCTGGCAATGCGCACCACCCCGGCCGTGTGCGAACTGGAGGGTCCTATCATGACGGGGCCTATCATATCAAATACGCTGCTTCTTTCAGCCATATACCTTTTTTGCTAAAATATCGCAAAAACCAAATTTAGCGATAAACTTCAGAGTTTTGCAGCTATATAATCTAAAAACAGGGGAATTTCTACCAACCCCGCGTTTCCATCTACAAAATCTGGAATAGGCCCCACATATATTTGGACCCCACATATATAGCGGAGTGTGTCGTGCTGGCGGAGGTCCTATAAGGCAGATGCCGGAAAAGCCGGAAAGGTTGCCTGCTGCGCGTGCCGGGGAAGAATTTTTCTGCGCCAGCAATAATTTGGCCGCAAACTGGATGCTCTGGCGCATATTTGCGTTATTTGTGCATCGGAACATCATCACGCACAAGATACCGCCTGATATGAAACACCAATTCAAGCCCGAGGTACTGGATCAGCTGAAGCGGCTGGAAGAAAAATATGTGCCGCTGGGCCAGAGCCTGGCTTCCTACCTCGAGGGGCTCTACCACACCGACTTCCTGAACTACTGGGACTATATCCACCTCGACACCCTCCTGAGCCTGCAAAACCCCCGCACCACCCTCCCCGACGAAAAGATATTTATCATTTACCACCAGATCACAGAACTCTATTTCAAGCTTTGCCTGGAAGAGTACCGCCAAATCGGGGACGACCCGCATATCACAGCCGAGTGGTTCCTGAAGCGCCTGAAGCGCATCAACCGCTACTTCGACAACCTGATCAACTCCTTTGATGTGATGGTGGAGGGCATGGACCCGAAGCAGTTTCTGCAGTTCCGGATGGCGCTGATGCCCGCCAGCGGCTTCCAGTCGGTGCAGTACCGTCTGGTGGAGATCGCCTCCACGGATTTGCGCAACCTCGTGGACAAGGACCGGAGGGCGGCCTTGGGGCTGCAAAGCACCCAGGAGGAGATGATCGGCTGCATCTACTGGAAAGAAGGGGCCACCGAGGTGGCGTCCGGCACCAAAACGCTGACGCTGCTGCGGTTTGAGGAAAAGTACACTGCCCAACTGATTCAGTTCGCAAAAGAGTACGAGCACAAGAACGTGTGGTCGGTGTACAAGCGGCTTCCGGCGGAGGCGCAGCAGGACCCGGCCATCACCAATGCCATGCGCTCGCTCGACAGCAACGTGAACGTGAACTGGCCCCTGGTGCATTACAAGTCTGCGGTGCGTTACCTCCAGAAAGACCCCGAGGTGATAGCGGCCACCGGCGGCACCAACTGGCAGAAGTACCTGCCCCCGCGCTTCCAGAAGCGCATCTTCTACCCCGAACTTTGGACAGACCAGGAGGTCGGCGAATGGGGACGGGGCTGGGTTGAGCGGGTGCTGAAGGAATTGATGTGATGGTTGGTTGTTACTTGATGATTGGTTGAATGGTTGATTGAGCTTATATATAGCTGGGAGCGCAGCGCATAGTTAGCTCCATTTTCAATAGTTTATATATAAACCCCAATCATATATAAAAGCCGAACTTCGAGCGAATAAAAAATGTTGTGGATCAATAATTTAACAATAATCCACTTCAACAATCAACAACAAGCAATCAACAGGTTTAAGGATAAATCCCTTACCCACCACTATATGAGAAAAAAAGAACTGGAACTGGTGCTGGCACCGGAGGTGGCCTTCGATGCGCAGCAGCTGGAGCGCGAGATACTGAAGAGTGCCCACCTGAAGCCAGAGGATGTAAAGTTCCTGCACCGGATAAAGCGCTCCGTCGATGCCCGCGGCCGCGAGGTGCTGGTCCGCGTGCGGGCTGACATATACCTCGACAACCCTCCTGCTGATATTCTTTCACCCAGATACCATTACCCGGATGTGACCAACGCCAGGCGCGTGGTGATTGTGGGGGCGGGCTCTGCCGGCTTGTTCGCGGCCCTGCGCTGCATCGAGCTTGGGCTGAAGCCTGTGGTGCTGGAACGCGGCAAAGACGTGCGCAACCGTCGCCGCGACCTCGCCGCCATCAACAAAGAGCATACCGTGAACCCGGATTCCAATTACTGTTTTGGGGAAGGCGGCGCCGGCACCTATTCTGATGGCAAGCTATATACCCGCTCCAAAAAGCGCGGCGACCTGCAGCGCATCCTCCAGATACTGGTGCAGCACGGCGCCACACCGGATATCCTGTTCGATGCGCACCCGCACATCGGCACGAACAAGCTTCCCAAAATTATCGAAGCTATCCGCGAGCGCATCCGGGCAGCGGGCGGCGAGGTGCTGTTCGAGAGGCGCGTGACGGATTTTGTGGTGGAGCAGGGCGAGATGCGCGGGGTGCTGACGCAGGACGGCGCAGCCTATATGGGCGAAGCCGTGATATTGGCCACCGGCCACAGCGCCCGCGATATTTTCGAGCTATTGCACGCCAAAGGCATCACTGTGGAAGCCAAGCCCTTTGCCATGGGCGTGCGGGTGGAGCACCAGCAAAGCCTGATCGACCACATCCAGTATAAGCTGGAGGACCGGGGGCCCTACCTGCCAGCCTCCTCCTACGCCCTGGTACACCAGACGCACTATAACGACAAACAGCGCGGCATTTTCTCCTTCTGCATGTGCCCCGGCGGGTTTATCGTGCCCTCGGCCACAGCACCCGGCGAGGTGGTGGTCAACGGCATGTCGCCGAGCCGCCGCGATTCGCGCTTCTCCAACTCGGGCATTGTGGTGGCGGTGGAACTGGAGGATATGGATTTGAAAAACCACGGACCGCTGGCGGGGCTGCGCATGCAGCAGGACCTGGAGCGGAAAGCCTGTGCGATGGCAGGCGGCACACAGGCGGCTCCGGCGCAGCTGCTGCAGGATTTTACGGGCCGCAAAACAGGCGGACCTTTGCTGGAAACGTCTTACCAGCCGGGCTTGGTGGCAACAGACATGAATGCGCTGTTTTCGGAGGATATGGGCTACCGCCTGCGCGAAGGCTTCAAGGCATTCGGCAGCAAAATGCGCGGCTACCTCTCGAACGAGGCGCAGATCGTGGGCGTGGAGAGCCGCACCTCCTCGCCTGTCCGCATCCCCCGCCACCGCGACACACTGGAGCATGTGCAGGTAAAGCGTTTGTTTCCCTGTGGCGAAGGAGCGGGCTATGCCGGGGGCATTGTTTCGGCGGCAATGGACGGCGAACGCTGTGCGGAAATGGCTGCCATGAAGCTTGGTGTTCGTGTCTCTGAATGAACCGGTTAAGTGGAAGACAGGGGCTGGCATATACCTTAGCGCATCCTCGCAAACCAACAATTTGGCGCGGGATGAGTAAGATATATGGGCAGTATATGGCAGTTCGCCCGAGAGCCGGTGCAATTTAGATAGGCTCTTTTCGTGGCGGCTGGACAAGAAGTGTAACCTTCAGAGTCCGTCTGCCGCTGCTAAAACATGTTGAACTGAATAAATTTATATATGAAAAAGACAGTAGTATTGGGGGCCACCGACAACCCTACGCGCTATGCCTACAAAGCCGTACACCGGCTGAAACAGCATGGGCACGAAGTAGTGCCCGTCGGTATAAAAAAGGCGGAGGTTGTGGGTATTCCCATTATAACCGACAAGGCTGAGGCCATTACAGATGTAGACACGGTCACGCTGTACGTAGGGCCGCAGAACC
This window of the Pontibacter russatus genome carries:
- a CDS encoding efflux RND transporter periplasmic adaptor subunit — encoded protein: MAKKKSKLIPILIGVLVLVLVGVLVAKKQGWIGKVEGIEVVLAKAKKTEIVEKVSASGKIQPETEVKISPDVSGEIIELQVEEGDSVVKGQLLLRIRPDNYQSMVDAQEASVNTSRANLAQARARLAQAEANFVQIEQNHARNKPLFDQKVISQSEWQEINANYEAMKAEVETARQGVRASQFGVQNAQASLKDARENLSKTTIYAPVSGTVSKLNVEQGERVVGTSQMAGTEIMSIANLNNMEVRVNVNENDIIRVALGDSVDVEVESYSSRDEKFKGVVTAIANTANDATTLEAVTEFEVRIRLLNDSYSHLKDITVRPLRPGMTASVDIITEKKSNVLSVPLSAVTTRSPGAPGGEAAPAGNAEPEEEGPQPNQGNAQPAAASDEPVKEVVFVYESATNTVETVEVETGISDFENIEILSGIKEGQEVVAGPFRAVSQTLKDGAKVAVKDEASLNKEAIAADTK
- a CDS encoding TolC family protein, giving the protein MKKELSKQLLLVIGLSLSGMAGAAAQQQGGGSDGTWSLEEAVNYARENNLQVRQSRLNNSVNQVDLNQLKFDRLPSINAGGSYNYNTGSFQDPVTFNLVTQDAQTGSFQLSASVPLFAGFQQVNQIKQSELDLQASQQDVLSAQNDITMQLVTAYLNILFADELTKISEQTRDLTRQQLERTRILFDAGSVAENAVLDLESQLAADELELINAQNQHDIARLSLMQLLNLPTTEDFQIEVPEIPEPDQNPVLVNGEQVYDVAAQTLPAIKAADLRVLSAAKALEVAKGGYYPRLSLNAGLFSRYSSTSQFLVGRQTVNEGLQRRELGFYDEGGNDAVVIYVPNIYEVPMYGDYPFFDQLQDNINKQVGLSLQVPILNGLQVRSSVQRAKLQQQNAKINADIARNNLRQTIEQAYVDALAAQRRYAAAKEQLRAAEKNYSNAQLRLNSGVINTVDFNIVANNYRAAQSNLAQAKYEYTFKLKVLDFYQGKDISL
- the sdaAB gene encoding L-serine ammonia-lyase, iron-sulfur-dependent subunit beta, whose translation is MAERSSVFDMIGPVMIGPSSSHTAGVVRIARAAIRILGAPPEEAVITFYNSFARTYEGHGSDRAIIAGLLDFKTDDKRIKDAFAHAGERGLKYSFKAIGNASTLHPNTIRLNLKGAGREVEVVGESRGGGVIRITEVDGFTASFSATLHTLIIDAGDVKGSIAFIASVLAHDECNIATMSVSRKGRNEQARQFIEMDSGIKPITLEYLRQLSWVKHVVYIPNIDL
- a CDS encoding tryptophan 2,3-dioxygenase family protein; the encoded protein is MKHQFKPEVLDQLKRLEEKYVPLGQSLASYLEGLYHTDFLNYWDYIHLDTLLSLQNPRTTLPDEKIFIIYHQITELYFKLCLEEYRQIGDDPHITAEWFLKRLKRINRYFDNLINSFDVMVEGMDPKQFLQFRMALMPASGFQSVQYRLVEIASTDLRNLVDKDRRAALGLQSTQEEMIGCIYWKEGATEVASGTKTLTLLRFEEKYTAQLIQFAKEYEHKNVWSVYKRLPAEAQQDPAITNAMRSLDSNVNVNWPLVHYKSAVRYLQKDPEVIAATGGTNWQKYLPPRFQKRIFYPELWTDQEVGEWGRGWVERVLKELM
- a CDS encoding NAD(P)/FAD-dependent oxidoreductase, with the protein product MRKKELELVLAPEVAFDAQQLEREILKSAHLKPEDVKFLHRIKRSVDARGREVLVRVRADIYLDNPPADILSPRYHYPDVTNARRVVIVGAGSAGLFAALRCIELGLKPVVLERGKDVRNRRRDLAAINKEHTVNPDSNYCFGEGGAGTYSDGKLYTRSKKRGDLQRILQILVQHGATPDILFDAHPHIGTNKLPKIIEAIRERIRAAGGEVLFERRVTDFVVEQGEMRGVLTQDGAAYMGEAVILATGHSARDIFELLHAKGITVEAKPFAMGVRVEHQQSLIDHIQYKLEDRGPYLPASSYALVHQTHYNDKQRGIFSFCMCPGGFIVPSATAPGEVVVNGMSPSRRDSRFSNSGIVVAVELEDMDLKNHGPLAGLRMQQDLERKACAMAGGTQAAPAQLLQDFTGRKTGGPLLETSYQPGLVATDMNALFSEDMGYRLREGFKAFGSKMRGYLSNEAQIVGVESRTSSPVRIPRHRDTLEHVQVKRLFPCGEGAGYAGGIVSAAMDGERCAEMAAMKLGVRVSE